One Nicotiana sylvestris chromosome 12, ASM39365v2, whole genome shotgun sequence genomic window carries:
- the LOC104225586 gene encoding delta(24)-sterol reductase-like yields the protein MSDLEVPLRPKRKKNLVDYLVQFRWIIVIFFVLPLSFLYYFSIYLGDVRSDCKSFKKRQKEHDDNVKKVVKRLKERNASKDGLVCIARKPWVAVGMRNVDYKRARHFEVDLSPFRNVLDIDKERMVARVEPLVNMGQISRVTVPMNLSLAVVAELDDLTVGGLINGYGIEGSSHIYGLFSDTVVSYEIILADGQVVRATKDNEYSVLFYAIPWSQGTLGVLVSAEIKLIPIKEYMKLTYKPVVGNLQEIAQAYIDSFAPRDGDQDNPDKVPDFVETMVYNPTEAVCMTGRYASKEEAKQKGNVINSVDWWFKPWFYQHAQTALKRGEFVEYIPTREYYHRHTRCLYWEGKLILPFGDQWWFRYLLGWLMPPKVSLLKATQGEAIRNYYHDMHVIQDLLVPLYKVGDALEWVHREMEVYPIWLCPHRLYRLPLKTMVYPEPGFELHRRQGDTPYAQMYTDVGVYYALGPVLRGEVYDGAEAVRQLENWLIENHGFQPQYAVSELTEKNFWRMFDGSLYEHCRKKYRAIGTFMSVYYKSKKGKKTEKEVQDAEQETAELETPEVDETAD from the coding sequence ATGTCGGATCTTGAGGTTCCCCTTCGTCCCAAGAGGAAGAAGAATTTGGTGGACTATCTTGTCCAATTCAGATGGATCATCGTTATCTTCTTCGTCCTTCCTCTCTCCTTCCTGTATTACTTCTCCATATATTTAGGGGATGTTAGGTCTGACTGCAAATCTTTCAAGAAGCGGCAGAAGGAGCATGACGATAATGTTAAGAAGGTTGTGAAGCGTCTAAAAGAGAGGAATGCATCTAAGGATGGTCTTGTCTGCATTGCTAGGAAGCCTTGGGTTGCTGTTGGAATGAGAAATGTGGACTACAAACGTGCTCGTCATTTTGAAGTTGATCTTTCTCCATTTAGAAACGTCCTTGACATCGACAAGGAGCGAATGGTTGCCAGAGTTGAGCCTCTAGTCAATATGGGCCAAATATCTAGAGTTACTGTCCCTATGAATCTCTCCCTTGCAGTTGTCGCTGAGCTTGATGATCTAACTGTTGGCGGTCTGATCAACGGCTACGGGATTGAAGGAAGCTCTCACATTTATGGACTGTTCTCCGACACTGTTGTGTCATATGAGATTATTCTAGCGGATGGGCAGGTAGTTAGAGCTACAAAGGACAATGAATATTCTGTTCTTTTCTATGCTATACCATGGTCTCAAGGGACATTGGGGGTTCTCGTTTCAGCTGAGATCAAGCTCATTCCTATCAAGGAATACATGAAACTTACTTACAAACCAGTAGTTGGTAATCTGCAAGAGATTGCACAGGCTTATATAGATTCTTTTGCACCTAGAGACGGAGATCAGGATAATCCTGACAAGGTTCCAGATTTTGTAGAAACCATGGTGTACAATCCCACAGAAGCTGTTTGCATGACCGGTAGATATGCTTCGAAAGAAGAGGCCAAGCAGAAGGGCAATGTGATCAACAGTGTCGATTGGTGGTTCAAACCATGGTTTTACCAGCATGCTCAAACTGCACTGAAGAGAGGGGAATTTGTAGAGTATATTCCAACTAGGGAATACTACCACAGGCACACAAGGTGCTTGTATTGGGAAGGGAAACTTATCCTTCCATTTGGCGATCAGTGGTGGTTTAGGTATCTTCTAGGATGGCTCATGCCGCCCAAGGTTTCTCTACTTAAAGCCACTCAAGGTGAGGCCATTAGGAACTATTACCATGACATGCATGTCATTCAGGATTTGCTTGTTCCTCTTTACAAGGTTGGAGATGCTCTCGAGTGGGTCCACCGTGAGATGGAGGTGTATCCCATCTGGCTCTGCCCACACCGACTCTACAGGCTGCCATTGAAAACCATGGTGTATCCTGAACCAGGGTTTGAGCTGCACCGCAGGCAAGGTGACACACCATATGCTCAAATGTACACCGATGTTGGTGTCTACTATGCTCTCGGACCTGTTTTGAGGGGTGAGGTCTATGATGGTGCAGAGGCAGTCCGTCAGTTGGAGAATTGGTTGATCGAAAACCATGGATTTCAGCCACAATATGCTGTCTCCGAGCTGACAGAGAAGAACTTCTGGAGGATGTTTGATGGCAGCCTATATGAGCACTGCAGGAAAAAGTACAGAGCCATCGGAACATTCATGAGCGTGTACTATAAGTCCAAGAAAGGAAAGAAGACGGAGAAGGAGGTGCA